The following are encoded in a window of uncultured Fretibacterium sp. genomic DNA:
- the rsmI gene encoding 16S rRNA (cytidine(1402)-2'-O)-methyltransferase has protein sequence MPLTLVPTPIGNLEDITLRALRVLRNADLIACEDTRTSSVLLRRYHIAAPLVPFHLHNEKECLPRLMEALRAGRSVAVVSDAGTPGVSDPGWILLRSALDEGIEADVLPGPSALLPALLLSGLTPHPFLFLGFPPEKPGARGELFQSLRGVPWTLCFYISPHKAERQIAEMAKAWGDRRAALVREISKVYQESIRSPLSGLLSRLEQGLKGEMVLVVEGHVPGDEGEDAWKAEADALHAGGATVRSAVEAIVARHPVAKNAVKAYLLSLRSLNLKGLNGNGDGGA, from the coding sequence ATGCCGTTGACGCTCGTCCCGACCCCGATCGGCAACCTGGAGGACATCACCCTGCGTGCGCTCCGGGTCCTGCGGAACGCCGACCTCATCGCCTGCGAGGACACCCGGACCTCGTCCGTACTGCTGCGGCGCTATCACATCGCGGCGCCGCTCGTCCCCTTTCATCTTCACAACGAGAAGGAATGCCTGCCGCGGCTGATGGAGGCCCTGCGTGCGGGGAGGAGCGTCGCGGTCGTCAGCGACGCCGGAACCCCGGGGGTCTCCGACCCCGGCTGGATTCTGCTCCGCTCCGCGCTCGACGAGGGAATCGAGGCGGACGTCCTGCCCGGTCCCTCGGCCCTGCTGCCGGCCCTGCTGCTCTCGGGGCTGACGCCGCACCCCTTCCTTTTCCTCGGCTTCCCCCCGGAGAAGCCGGGCGCCCGTGGGGAGCTCTTTCAATCCCTGCGCGGCGTCCCCTGGACGCTCTGTTTCTACATATCCCCGCACAAGGCGGAACGTCAGATCGCGGAGATGGCGAAGGCCTGGGGCGACCGCAGGGCTGCCCTCGTCCGGGAGATCAGCAAGGTCTATCAGGAGTCGATCCGATCCCCCCTTTCGGGCCTGCTCTCCCGGCTCGAACAGGGACTAAAGGGGGAGATGGTCCTGGTCGTAGAGGGGCACGTCCCGGGGGACGAGGGCGAGGATGCCTGGAAGGCCGAGGCGGACGCGCTGCACGCCGGGGGGGCCACGGTGCGCTCCGCCGTCGAGGCCATCGTGGCCCGTCATCCCGTGGCGAAGAACGCCGTGAAGGCGTACCTCTTGAGTTTGAGGAGCTTGAATTTGAAGGGCCTGAACGGGAACGGGGACGGGGGCGCATAG
- a CDS encoding YqiA/YcfP family alpha/beta fold hydrolase, whose translation MLLYIHGYQGSPGDKFDRVVRVFGGLYEDIRAPQLSNVNVASDLAQLRESLQEGDGRGRPHLFVGNSLGGFYAWHLCRQRPDAMCLLINPALAPFILLNREEGAAPDFLRDLLRCFSESYLNGRFPRTWAAYCLDDEVIGHGETTVPILRPVGGRRETGAVLIPVERGGHGFSDTEALEAVFGRVRQEIEDTLGPGKSE comes from the coding sequence ATGCTTCTCTACATTCATGGTTATCAGGGTTCCCCGGGGGACAAGTTCGATCGGGTCGTCAGGGTGTTCGGAGGTCTGTACGAGGACATCCGGGCCCCGCAGCTGAGCAATGTGAACGTCGCCTCCGACCTGGCGCAGCTCCGGGAGTCGCTGCAGGAGGGGGACGGGAGGGGCCGTCCCCATCTGTTCGTCGGGAACAGCCTGGGGGGCTTCTACGCCTGGCATCTCTGCCGTCAGAGGCCGGACGCCATGTGTCTCCTGATCAATCCCGCCCTTGCCCCGTTCATCCTGCTGAACCGGGAGGAGGGGGCCGCTCCGGACTTTCTGCGGGATCTCCTCCGCTGTTTCTCCGAGAGCTATCTGAACGGCCGTTTCCCACGGACGTGGGCGGCCTATTGCCTGGACGACGAGGTGATTGGACATGGAGAGACCACGGTCCCCATCCTGAGGCCCGTCGGGGGACGGAGGGAGACGGGGGCGGTCCTGATCCCCGTCGAGCGGGGCGGGCACGGCTTCTCGGACACGGAGGCCCTGGAGGCGGTATTCGGACGGGTCCGGCAGGAGATCGAGGATACCCTCGGTCCCGGGAAATCGGAATAA
- a CDS encoding ADP-ribosylglycohydrolase family protein, giving the protein MIGAIVGDIVGSVYEWHNVKTKEFPFFRPDCFFTDDTVMTCAVYQAIRKFKDGSVDDLDRALTETMQLFGRRYPGRRYGGYFKRWIFSESPRPYNSFGNGAAMRVSAAGFLAESLEEARALARSSAGVTHNHPEGIKGAVATAEGIFLARGGASLAEIRSALSAYYDLDFTLDAIRPDYAFDVTCQGTVPQAIVALLESEGFEDAVRNAISIGGDSDTLAAITGSLAEGFYGVPDPIRQHALSILDDGLRSLALTFSEPWRPRP; this is encoded by the coding sequence ATGATCGGAGCTATCGTTGGAGATATCGTGGGGTCGGTCTACGAGTGGCACAACGTCAAGACGAAGGAGTTTCCGTTTTTCAGGCCGGATTGTTTCTTCACGGACGATACGGTCATGACCTGTGCCGTGTACCAGGCGATACGGAAGTTCAAGGACGGCTCCGTGGACGACCTCGACCGCGCCCTGACGGAGACGATGCAGCTTTTCGGTCGGCGCTATCCGGGCCGGAGGTATGGTGGATATTTCAAGAGGTGGATCTTCTCCGAGTCCCCGCGTCCCTACAACAGCTTCGGCAACGGGGCGGCCATGAGGGTATCCGCGGCCGGCTTCCTGGCGGAGAGCCTCGAGGAGGCCCGGGCGTTGGCCAGGTCCTCCGCCGGGGTGACGCACAATCATCCCGAGGGGATCAAGGGGGCGGTGGCGACGGCCGAGGGCATTTTTCTGGCGCGCGGCGGGGCCTCCCTTGCCGAGATCCGTTCCGCGCTCTCGGCCTATTACGACCTGGACTTCACGCTCGACGCCATCAGGCCCGATTACGCGTTCGACGTGACCTGCCAGGGGACCGTGCCTCAAGCCATCGTCGCCCTCCTGGAGTCCGAGGGGTTCGAGGACGCCGTCCGCAACGCCATCTCGATCGGCGGCGACAGCGACACCCTTGCCGCGATAACGGGCAGCCTGGCCGAGGGGTTTTATGGTGTGCCCGATCCCATTCGCCAGCATGCTCTGAGCATCCTGGACGACGGGCTCCGGTCGCTCGCGCTCACGTTTTCGGAGCCCTGGAGGCCCCGCCCCTGA
- the glgC gene encoding glucose-1-phosphate adenylyltransferase, giving the protein MNGGKYGRVLGVVLAGGKGERLMPLTRYRAKPAVYFAAKYRIIDFALSNLINSGIFAVYVLVQFKSQSLNEHIERGWQFGGALRGRDFFVTLVPAQMWRGEHWFQGTADAVFQNMHLVSLFRADRVCIFAADHIYKMDVDQMLQWHAEQEADVTLAANVVPVSEASQFGCIKTDAAGRIVEFLEKPAVPPEIPGKPGFSYVSMGNYIFERSVLEEALIDDSQQPTSHDFGRDIIPNLVARKARVYAYDFSTNVLPHSAVEAERMYQWRTDRPYWRDVGTLKAYWQAHMELLSPESEMTLYNPLWPIRTVSFADPPSYSYPSNGHDCMVNRVLAAEGSRILGATVSSSVLSRNCVIQPGSVIEESIIGQGVVIGQNCRIRRAIIDAHNYIADGTVIGEDPEADARDYFVDPHSGLVTVGMPRILYQKECDEKAMDSFSWSTFS; this is encoded by the coding sequence ATGAACGGAGGAAAGTACGGAAGAGTGCTGGGGGTCGTTCTTGCAGGGGGGAAGGGGGAGCGGCTGATGCCGCTGACGCGATACCGGGCCAAGCCCGCCGTCTATTTCGCCGCCAAGTACCGCATCATTGACTTCGCCCTGTCGAACCTCATCAACAGCGGCATCTTCGCCGTCTACGTCCTGGTCCAGTTCAAGAGCCAGTCCCTGAACGAGCACATCGAACGGGGCTGGCAGTTCGGCGGCGCCCTTCGCGGACGGGATTTCTTCGTCACGTTGGTCCCGGCGCAGATGTGGCGTGGCGAGCACTGGTTCCAGGGCACGGCCGATGCCGTCTTCCAGAACATGCACCTCGTCTCCCTCTTCAGGGCGGACCGGGTCTGCATCTTCGCGGCCGACCACATCTACAAGATGGACGTGGACCAGATGCTGCAGTGGCACGCAGAGCAGGAGGCCGACGTGACCCTGGCGGCGAACGTCGTCCCCGTCTCCGAGGCCAGCCAGTTCGGCTGCATCAAAACCGACGCGGCGGGGCGCATCGTCGAGTTCCTGGAGAAGCCGGCCGTCCCGCCCGAGATCCCGGGCAAGCCGGGGTTCAGCTACGTCTCGATGGGGAACTACATCTTCGAGCGCAGCGTCCTGGAGGAGGCGCTCATCGACGACTCCCAGCAGCCGACGAGCCACGATTTCGGACGGGACATCATCCCCAACCTCGTCGCCCGGAAGGCACGCGTCTATGCCTACGACTTCTCCACCAACGTCCTGCCCCACTCGGCCGTGGAGGCCGAACGAATGTACCAGTGGCGGACGGACAGGCCCTACTGGCGCGACGTCGGGACCCTCAAGGCCTACTGGCAGGCCCACATGGAGCTCCTGAGCCCAGAGTCCGAGATGACGCTCTATAACCCCCTCTGGCCCATCCGCACCGTCTCCTTCGCCGATCCGCCCTCCTACTCCTACCCATCCAACGGGCACGACTGCATGGTCAACCGAGTGCTGGCCGCCGAGGGGAGCCGCATCCTGGGGGCGACCGTTTCCAGCTCCGTACTGTCCCGCAACTGCGTCATCCAGCCGGGGAGCGTCATCGAGGAGAGCATCATCGGCCAGGGCGTGGTCATCGGGCAAAACTGCCGCATCCGGCGTGCGATCATCGACGCGCACAACTACATCGCCGACGGCACGGTCATCGGGGAGGATCCCGAGGCCGACGCCCGGGATTACTTCGTCGATCCTCACTCCGGCCTGGTTACGGTGGGGATGCCCCGCATCCTCTACCAGAAGGAGTGCGACGAGAAGGCCATGGACAGTTTTTCCTGGAGCACGTTCAGCTAA
- a CDS encoding glycogen/starch synthase, with protein MGGNGGRTRVLFVTTEYAPFSKVGGLGDVAGSLPQALRRVGVDVRVVTPAWPGVLDKVSASGLKMTVLPERVCAAYDWRVRDAEVVKTEVADVPVYFLRAEDYGGDMYPWRLDFRTASPFAVFCMQALELFRVLKWTPDLYHCHDWTSAFLPCALAWHRYYRTVGGKCVVTLHNVAYQGILEREPFMEASGLEPWSFNMEAMEFYGQVNLLKGAIVAADAVTTVSPRYAQEIQTYESTRELSGVIYKQRRKLSGILNGIDTRYWNPETDPHIPERFSAKNLRGKVRAREELLRKAGFDPRSKEPLVVCVSRLVEQKGFSLILSALDSLPGLGAKFIFLGSGHGWIENALSQAGERFPDTLHFFRGYDEPLSHLLYAGGDIFLMPSVFEPCGLSQMIAMRYGTVPLVREVGGLRDTVTDADAPGGGNGFTFQTCDAAGMLWALRRAVARFGDAGYWNALRARGMAGDFSWDRSALLYKDLYQTL; from the coding sequence ATGGGCGGGAACGGCGGCAGGACCAGGGTCCTTTTCGTCACGACGGAGTACGCGCCCTTCTCCAAGGTGGGCGGCCTGGGCGATGTTGCCGGCTCCCTCCCTCAGGCGCTGCGTCGCGTCGGCGTCGACGTCCGCGTCGTAACCCCCGCCTGGCCGGGGGTCTTGGACAAGGTCTCGGCCTCCGGCCTGAAGATGACCGTGCTCCCGGAACGGGTCTGCGCCGCCTACGACTGGCGGGTCCGGGACGCGGAGGTCGTCAAGACCGAGGTGGCGGACGTGCCCGTCTACTTTTTGAGGGCGGAGGACTACGGGGGGGATATGTATCCATGGCGCCTCGACTTCCGCACCGCCTCCCCCTTCGCCGTATTCTGCATGCAGGCCCTGGAGCTCTTTAGGGTACTCAAGTGGACCCCCGACCTCTACCACTGTCACGACTGGACCAGCGCCTTCCTCCCCTGTGCCCTGGCCTGGCACCGTTATTACCGGACCGTCGGGGGTAAATGCGTCGTCACGCTCCACAACGTCGCCTACCAGGGGATCCTCGAGCGGGAGCCCTTCATGGAGGCCTCCGGGCTCGAGCCCTGGAGCTTCAATATGGAGGCCATGGAGTTCTACGGCCAGGTCAACCTCCTGAAGGGGGCCATCGTCGCCGCCGACGCCGTGACGACGGTCTCACCGCGCTACGCCCAGGAGATACAGACCTACGAGTCCACGCGCGAGCTGTCCGGCGTCATCTACAAGCAGCGCCGCAAGCTGTCCGGGATCCTCAACGGCATCGACACCCGCTATTGGAACCCGGAGACGGACCCTCACATCCCGGAGCGGTTCTCGGCTAAGAACCTCCGGGGCAAGGTGCGGGCTCGTGAGGAGCTGCTGCGGAAGGCGGGGTTCGACCCCCGTTCCAAAGAGCCCCTGGTGGTCTGCGTGTCCCGGCTCGTGGAGCAGAAAGGATTCTCCCTCATCCTCTCCGCACTCGACTCGCTCCCCGGGCTCGGCGCAAAGTTCATCTTCCTGGGCAGCGGGCACGGCTGGATCGAGAACGCCCTCAGCCAGGCGGGCGAGCGCTTTCCGGACACGTTACACTTCTTCCGGGGCTACGACGAACCGCTGTCCCACCTCCTCTACGCGGGCGGCGACATCTTTCTGATGCCCTCGGTATTCGAGCCCTGCGGCCTGTCCCAGATGATCGCCATGAGGTACGGGACCGTCCCCCTCGTGCGCGAGGTCGGGGGCCTGAGGGACACGGTGACGGATGCAGACGCCCCCGGAGGCGGGAACGGGTTCACCTTCCAGACCTGCGACGCCGCCGGCATGCTCTGGGCCCTGAGAAGGGCGGTCGCGCGTTTCGGCGACGCCGGGTACTGGAATGCGCTCCGCGCGCGGGGGATGGCCGGAGATTTCTCCTGGGACCGCTCCGCGCTGCTCTACAAGGACCTTTACCAAACGCTTTAG
- the glgP gene encoding alpha-glucan family phosphorylase: protein MIQRLHRSDLGYSLRSLMENDPAFRPLAYFSMEVGLKESIPTYSGGLGVLAGDILKSAADLGVPMAGVTLLYRKGYFVQEFNADDWQKEKPVQWNPSHELTLLPNRILLTLQGREIQVGVWVYEIIGSTGYPLPVYFLDTDFEPNHPDDRKLCWYLYGGDNNYRLCQEFILGVGGLRMLRDLGYMNIETFHLNEGHAGFLTLELMREQGYYDPDKIREQVVFTTHTPVPAGHDYFEFGLIERAFPTDALSTIKRMMPDVPGVSMTELGLKYSRYVNGVAKKHAEVSNAMFRMETVDWVTNGVHPTTWVSSGMRKLYNQHIPGWEEDPGRLVQALTIPKQDLWSAHQASKLRLFARILETTGRQLDPEVLTLGFARRAATYKRADLLFSDLKRFLEVAGNRKVQFIFAGKSHPSDNGGKALLQKIRKAARDLEESIPIVFIDNYNMEIASLITQGVDLWLNTPMRPREASGTSGMKCALNGIMNFSVLDGWWIEGWIEDVTGWSIGPEPNGGDLSDHYDESLDAIDLYEKLEKKIIPTYYENHDKWLDMMRHTIALNASFFNTHRVVREYASKAYSIDFRGM from the coding sequence ATGATACAGCGACTGCATCGCAGCGATCTCGGCTATTCCCTCAGGAGCCTCATGGAGAACGACCCGGCCTTCAGGCCGCTGGCCTATTTCTCCATGGAGGTCGGGCTCAAGGAGTCCATCCCCACCTACTCGGGAGGACTGGGGGTCCTGGCCGGCGACATCCTGAAGAGCGCCGCCGACCTTGGCGTGCCCATGGCGGGGGTTACCCTGCTCTACCGCAAGGGCTACTTCGTCCAGGAGTTCAACGCCGACGACTGGCAGAAGGAGAAGCCGGTCCAGTGGAACCCCTCCCACGAGCTGACGCTCCTGCCCAACCGCATCCTGCTCACCCTCCAGGGACGGGAGATCCAGGTGGGAGTCTGGGTCTACGAGATCATCGGGTCCACCGGATACCCCCTGCCCGTCTACTTCCTGGACACGGACTTCGAGCCCAACCATCCCGACGACCGCAAGCTCTGCTGGTACCTCTACGGCGGGGACAACAACTACCGCCTCTGCCAGGAGTTCATCCTGGGGGTCGGGGGGCTGCGGATGCTGCGCGACCTGGGCTACATGAACATCGAGACCTTCCACCTCAACGAGGGACACGCCGGATTCCTGACCCTCGAGCTCATGCGTGAGCAGGGCTACTACGACCCCGACAAGATCCGCGAACAGGTTGTGTTCACGACCCACACGCCCGTCCCGGCGGGGCACGATTACTTCGAGTTCGGATTGATCGAAAGGGCCTTCCCCACGGATGCCCTGAGCACGATCAAGCGCATGATGCCCGACGTCCCCGGGGTCTCCATGACGGAGCTGGGTCTGAAGTACAGCCGCTACGTGAACGGCGTCGCCAAGAAGCACGCCGAGGTGAGCAACGCCATGTTCCGGATGGAGACGGTGGATTGGGTCACGAACGGCGTCCACCCCACCACTTGGGTGAGCTCCGGGATGAGGAAGCTCTACAACCAACACATCCCCGGATGGGAGGAGGATCCCGGTCGTCTGGTCCAGGCCCTGACCATCCCCAAGCAGGACCTCTGGTCCGCGCATCAGGCCTCCAAGCTGCGTCTGTTTGCCCGTATCCTGGAGACGACCGGAAGGCAGCTGGACCCCGAGGTGCTCACCCTGGGGTTCGCGAGGCGCGCCGCGACCTACAAGAGGGCCGATCTGCTCTTCTCCGACCTCAAGCGGTTTCTGGAGGTGGCGGGGAACCGCAAGGTGCAGTTCATCTTCGCGGGGAAGTCCCATCCCAGCGACAACGGCGGCAAGGCACTGCTCCAGAAGATCCGCAAGGCGGCACGGGATTTGGAGGAGTCCATCCCCATTGTCTTCATCGACAACTACAATATGGAGATAGCTTCCCTGATAACCCAGGGCGTCGACCTGTGGCTCAACACCCCGATGCGCCCTCGCGAGGCCAGCGGAACCAGCGGCATGAAATGCGCCCTGAACGGGATCATGAATTTCTCCGTGCTCGACGGGTGGTGGATCGAGGGCTGGATCGAGGACGTGACGGGCTGGTCCATCGGCCCCGAGCCGAACGGGGGGGACCTCTCCGACCACTACGACGAGTCGCTCGACGCCATCGACCTCTACGAGAAGCTCGAGAAGAAGATCATCCCCACCTACTACGAGAATCACGACAAATGGCTGGACATGATGCGCCACACGATAGCCCTGAACGCCAGCTTCTTCAACACGCATCGGGTGGTCCGCGAGTACGCCTCCAAGGCCTACTCCATCGATTTTAGAGGGATGTGA
- the malQ gene encoding 4-alpha-glucanotransferase: MSRPRRSGILLPLFALPSRYGIGDMGPEALRFADFLVDAAQTVWQVLPLTAIDGGCGNSPYSPTSAFAGNPLLISPEMLADSGLIDEADLTDVPAFDDARVDYNRVRAFKDALLRRAWSNFKRAGARSEYERFFADNRHWLEGYSFFVAIKGCRGGQPWYEWPEGLKFRRHEALHRTWLEMADEIEFHRFVQFLFSSQMGALRSRLSNMGICLVGDVPVYVTRDCADVWLHPHLFELDEALDPVSVAGVPPDYFSATGQLWGNPLYNWDAMLAEDFRWWMERLRHLLTFFDRVRIDHFRGLVGYWSLPADARTAEAGHWRSVPHERFFESLCRNFPTLPFWAENLGILTPEIEALRRSLGLPGMLVLHFAFGDPARNPYAPHNHTPVNVIYTGTHDNNTSLGWFEEDASSEEITNLSRYLGHEVNRRTVVGEMVRMAMSSVAETAIVPMQDHLELGSSYRTNVPSTPSGNWAWRMMPGQADGRLASRLRELTELYGRA, from the coding sequence ATGAGTCGCCCTCGAAGGAGCGGCATTCTGCTCCCCCTCTTCGCCCTTCCCTCACGCTACGGCATTGGGGACATGGGCCCGGAGGCCCTGAGGTTCGCCGATTTTCTGGTGGACGCGGCCCAGACGGTCTGGCAGGTCCTGCCCCTGACCGCCATCGACGGAGGCTGCGGCAACTCCCCCTACAGTCCCACGTCCGCGTTCGCGGGCAACCCCCTGCTGATCAGCCCCGAGATGCTGGCCGATTCGGGGCTGATCGACGAGGCGGACCTGACCGACGTCCCCGCCTTCGACGACGCCCGGGTGGACTACAACCGCGTGCGCGCCTTCAAGGACGCCCTGCTGCGCCGGGCGTGGTCAAACTTCAAACGCGCGGGGGCCCGTTCGGAGTACGAGCGCTTCTTCGCCGACAACCGCCATTGGCTGGAGGGCTACAGTTTTTTCGTTGCCATCAAGGGATGCCGCGGCGGCCAGCCTTGGTACGAATGGCCCGAGGGCCTGAAGTTCCGTCGTCACGAGGCGCTCCACCGCACTTGGCTGGAGATGGCGGACGAGATCGAGTTTCACCGTTTCGTCCAGTTCCTCTTCTCCTCCCAGATGGGCGCGCTCCGCTCCCGTCTCTCGAACATGGGAATCTGCCTGGTCGGGGACGTCCCCGTCTACGTCACACGGGACTGCGCCGACGTCTGGCTGCACCCTCATCTGTTCGAGCTGGACGAGGCGCTGGACCCCGTATCCGTGGCGGGGGTGCCGCCGGACTACTTCAGCGCGACGGGGCAGCTCTGGGGGAACCCCCTCTACAACTGGGACGCCATGCTGGCGGAGGACTTCCGCTGGTGGATGGAGCGCCTTCGGCATCTTTTGACCTTTTTCGACCGCGTCCGCATCGACCACTTCCGGGGGCTCGTCGGCTACTGGTCGCTGCCCGCCGACGCGAGGACCGCCGAGGCCGGCCACTGGCGAAGCGTTCCCCACGAGCGGTTCTTCGAGTCCCTTTGCCGGAACTTCCCGACCCTGCCCTTCTGGGCGGAGAACCTGGGCATCCTGACCCCCGAGATCGAGGCCCTGCGCCGCAGCCTGGGCCTGCCGGGGATGCTGGTGCTTCACTTCGCCTTCGGCGACCCCGCCCGCAACCCCTACGCCCCGCACAACCACACGCCGGTCAACGTCATCTACACGGGGACCCACGACAACAACACGTCGTTGGGCTGGTTCGAGGAGGACGCCTCCTCCGAGGAGATCACCAACCTCTCCCGTTACCTCGGGCACGAGGTGAACCGCCGCACCGTGGTGGGGGAGATGGTGCGCATGGCCATGAGCTCCGTCGCGGAGACCGCCATCGTGCCGATGCAGGATCATCTGGAACTGGGGTCCTCCTACCGGACCAACGTCCCCTCCACGCCCAGTGGGAACTGGGCGTGGCGCATGATGCCCGGCCAGGCCGACGGGCGGCTGGCCTCACGCCTGCGGGAGCTCACGGAGCTCTACGGCAGGGCTTGA
- a CDS encoding amidohydrolase: MPHTEQTALVNGRIHTPMGMAEALLIEAGRIAAVGTTATIGLHCDTRLIDLGGRSVFPGFSDSHAHFLAWAQSQEAVRLGACRSTDDLRRTLEAYAAEHPAPLGGWYQGHGWNHVLMNNVMPTRHDLDAVVPDIPVYLRRVCGHVAVVNTAALKAAGITGNTRVEAGVIELGEDGEPNGILKENALDLITRCIPGLEDADLTRLLRKYGPQAAGYGLTEIHSDDLSMFGFDFRRSQEFFLDAARSGDLPFRLRRQLLLSNKDLLQDFLSEGWRSGDGIPLCQVGPLKLLSDGSLGGRTAFLREDYADAPGERGTALFEQGELDNLILTAHLSGMQVAVHAIGDGALDMCLNAFERAMKQRPMASRHLIVHAQTADDAQLDRMRNLRLGAAIQPCFVPSDRTMALERLGKARAEAGYRWRSMMRRGIVLSSGSDAPIESLRPMLGIHAAVTRTAPDGVSEDGRFSEDGWVPEERLSVAEAIGTYTWNGAWNGHNERRRGEIAPGCDADLVVLERDPFLVPARELADIGIAMTLCGGRVTHAVSELA; this comes from the coding sequence ATGCCCCATACGGAACAAACGGCGCTGGTCAACGGACGCATCCATACCCCCATGGGGATGGCGGAGGCGCTCCTGATCGAGGCGGGGCGCATCGCGGCCGTCGGGACGACGGCGACCATCGGGCTCCACTGCGACACGAGGCTGATCGACCTCGGTGGGCGTTCCGTCTTCCCCGGATTCAGCGATTCTCACGCTCACTTTCTGGCCTGGGCGCAGTCTCAGGAGGCAGTCCGTCTGGGGGCCTGTCGCTCCACGGACGATCTTCGCAGAACCCTTGAAGCCTACGCGGCCGAGCATCCCGCCCCCCTTGGCGGATGGTATCAGGGGCACGGCTGGAATCACGTCCTGATGAACAACGTCATGCCCACCCGGCACGACCTCGACGCCGTTGTCCCCGACATTCCCGTCTATCTGAGGCGCGTCTGCGGGCACGTCGCCGTCGTGAACACGGCCGCGCTGAAGGCCGCGGGCATCACCGGGAACACCCGCGTTGAGGCCGGCGTGATCGAGCTCGGCGAGGACGGGGAGCCGAACGGGATCCTCAAGGAAAACGCCTTGGACCTGATAACCCGATGCATCCCCGGCCTGGAGGACGCGGACCTGACGCGCCTACTTCGGAAGTACGGCCCCCAGGCCGCGGGCTACGGCCTGACGGAGATCCACTCCGACGACCTCTCGATGTTCGGGTTCGACTTCCGAAGGTCGCAGGAATTCTTCCTGGACGCCGCCCGGAGCGGGGACCTTCCCTTCCGTCTCCGCCGCCAGCTTCTTCTGTCAAACAAGGATTTGCTCCAGGATTTTCTGTCCGAGGGGTGGAGGAGCGGCGACGGGATCCCGCTGTGCCAGGTTGGCCCGCTGAAGCTCCTCAGCGACGGCTCCCTCGGGGGCCGGACCGCGTTTCTGAGGGAGGATTACGCCGACGCCCCCGGCGAGCGGGGTACGGCGCTTTTCGAGCAGGGCGAGCTGGACAATCTGATCCTCACCGCGCACCTCTCCGGGATGCAGGTCGCGGTACACGCCATCGGAGACGGTGCGCTCGACATGTGTCTGAACGCCTTCGAGCGCGCCATGAAGCAGCGCCCCATGGCCTCGCGACACCTGATCGTCCACGCCCAGACGGCGGACGACGCGCAGCTCGATCGGATGAGGAACCTCCGATTGGGCGCGGCCATCCAGCCCTGCTTCGTCCCATCCGACAGGACCATGGCCCTGGAACGGCTGGGGAAGGCGCGCGCCGAGGCGGGGTATCGCTGGCGCTCCATGATGCGCAGGGGAATCGTGCTCTCCTCCGGGTCCGACGCCCCCATCGAAAGCCTGCGCCCGATGTTGGGAATCCATGCAGCCGTGACCCGGACCGCCCCGGACGGGGTTTCGGAGGATGGACGGTTTTCGGAGGACGGATGGGTCCCGGAGGAACGCCTCTCCGTGGCCGAGGCCATCGGGACCTACACCTGGAACGGCGCCTGGAACGGGCATAACGAGAGGCGTCGCGGCGAGATAGCCCCGGGGTGCGATGCGGACCTCGTCGTCCTGGAACGGGATCCCTTCCTGGTTCCTGCACGGGAGCTGGCCGACATCGGCATCGCCATGACCCTGTGTGGGGGCCGCGTCACCCACGCCGTGTCGGAGCTCGCATGA
- a CDS encoding family 1 encapsulin nanocompartment shell protein, with product MEDYLGRAASPFSEEFWKRLDEAVVETAKETLTARRFLPLYGPLGPGVQVAPTDSPVREERSENGFTFSPRRSFVEVPQLSEDLWLLWRDLEAAEREGQPADLSPVRIAAQALCRREDQMVFYGVKPLGVDGLLTVPGVSKLKRGDWGTGEGAFIDIVAGVSALQQRGRMSRHTLVVSPDLFIQLHRIQQGTGLMEIERIRQLLEGRIFQATVLQPGTALLLCAQPQYMDLLVGQDIRTAYTEQVELNHHLRILETALPRIKYPDAVVVYQSE from the coding sequence ATGGAAGATTATCTCGGGAGAGCCGCCTCTCCCTTTTCCGAAGAGTTCTGGAAGCGGCTGGACGAGGCCGTCGTCGAGACGGCAAAGGAGACCCTCACAGCGCGGAGGTTCCTGCCGCTGTACGGCCCCCTGGGGCCCGGAGTGCAGGTGGCGCCGACCGACAGCCCGGTCCGCGAGGAGAGGAGCGAGAACGGCTTCACCTTTTCGCCGAGGCGTTCTTTCGTCGAGGTACCTCAGCTCTCCGAGGACCTCTGGCTTCTGTGGCGCGACCTCGAGGCGGCCGAGCGGGAGGGACAGCCGGCCGACCTCTCCCCCGTGCGTATAGCGGCGCAGGCCCTCTGCCGCCGCGAGGACCAGATGGTCTTTTATGGGGTCAAGCCCCTGGGCGTGGACGGCTTGCTTACCGTCCCCGGCGTCAGCAAGCTCAAGCGCGGCGACTGGGGGACGGGCGAGGGGGCCTTCATCGACATCGTCGCCGGGGTCTCGGCCCTGCAGCAGAGGGGGCGTATGAGCCGCCACACTCTGGTCGTCAGCCCGGACCTGTTCATCCAGCTCCACCGCATCCAGCAGGGCACGGGGCTCATGGAGATCGAACGCATCCGCCAACTTCTGGAGGGACGCATCTTCCAGGCCACGGTGCTCCAGCCCGGAACCGCCCTGCTGCTCTGCGCCCAGCCGCAGTACATGGACCTGCTGGTCGGACAGGACATCCGGACGGCCTACACCGAACAGGTGGAGCTGAACCATCACCTCCGCATCCTGGAGACGGCGCTCCCCCGCATCAAGTATCCCGATGCCGTGGTGGTCTATCAGTCCGAATAA